The proteins below are encoded in one region of Odocoileus virginianus isolate 20LAN1187 ecotype Illinois chromosome 18, Ovbor_1.2, whole genome shotgun sequence:
- the LOC139039428 gene encoding interferon beta-2-like, which translates to MTYWCLFQMVLLLCFSTTALSRNYSLLRFQQRRSVVVCQKLLRQLPSTPQHCLEVRMDFQVPEEMKQAQQFQEEDAILVIYEMLQQIFGILTRDFSSTGWSETVIEDLLVELQRQMDHLEPIQKEIMQRKNFTTGDMAILHLKKYYFNLGQYLKSMEYNSCAWTVMRVQMLMNFSFLKSLTGYLHD; encoded by the coding sequence ATGACCTACTGGTGCCTCTTCCAGATGGTTCTCCTGCTGTGTTTCTCCACCACAGCTCTCTCCAGGAACTACAGCTTGCTTCGATTCCAGCAAAGGAGGAGCGTTGTGGTGTGTCAGAAACTCCTGCGGCAGTTACCTTCAACTCCTCAACATTGCCTCGAGGTCAGGATGGACTTCCAGGTCCCTGAGGAGATGAAGCAAGCACAGCAGTTCCAGGAGGAAGATGCCATATTGGTCATCTATGAGATGCTCCAGCAGATCTTCGGTATTCTCAccagagacttctccagcactgGCTGGTCTGAGACTGTCATTGAGGACCTCCTTGTGGAACTCCAAAGGCAGATGGATCATCTGGAGCCAATCCAGAAGGAAATCATGCAGAGGAAAAACTTCACTACGGGAGACATGGCCATTCTTCACCTGAAGAAATATTACTTCAACCTTGGGCAGTACCTGAAGTCCATGGAGTACAACAGCTGTGCCTGGACAGTCATGCGAGTGCAAATGCTCATGAACTTTTCTTTCCTCAAGAGCCTAACGGGTTACCTCCATGACTGA